In Plantibacter sp. PA-3-X8, one DNA window encodes the following:
- a CDS encoding ABC transporter permease: protein MALTDPSTLTVGEPETMRDAPKRPQSRGRTILRKVLATKRARIGGGVLVFIILWAFIGPMLSPWSFTDQDGLAFSQPPSLSHWFGTNNIGQDVYAQTLVGLQKSIVIGLIVGPGAAIIAGLVGAIAGYVGGVWDKAIVWLIDLLLVIPGFFLLVLLSPAFKSLSWLALVVFLVLFGWMVLARVIRGQTMSLREREYVKAARFMGVPGFTIIRRHIIPNVASLLIIDATLGIGAAILSETTLSFFGFGVQAPDVSLGTLLAAGASAAVTRPWLFVFPAAILVITVLASSLLGDALRDAIDPTSGANRD, encoded by the coding sequence ATGGCACTGACCGACCCATCGACCCTCACCGTCGGCGAACCCGAGACGATGCGGGATGCACCAAAGCGGCCGCAGTCCCGCGGACGCACGATCCTCCGGAAGGTGCTCGCCACGAAGCGCGCCCGCATCGGTGGAGGCGTCCTCGTCTTCATCATCCTCTGGGCCTTCATCGGCCCGATGCTCTCCCCCTGGTCCTTCACCGACCAGGACGGCCTCGCCTTCAGCCAGCCGCCCTCGCTGTCGCACTGGTTCGGCACGAACAACATCGGCCAGGACGTGTACGCGCAGACCCTCGTCGGTCTGCAGAAGTCCATCGTCATCGGCCTGATCGTCGGCCCGGGGGCGGCGATCATCGCCGGACTCGTCGGGGCCATCGCCGGTTACGTCGGCGGTGTCTGGGACAAGGCGATCGTCTGGCTCATCGACCTGCTCCTCGTCATCCCCGGCTTCTTCCTCCTCGTGCTCCTCAGCCCGGCGTTCAAGTCGCTCTCCTGGCTCGCCCTCGTCGTCTTCCTCGTCCTGTTCGGCTGGATGGTGCTCGCCCGCGTCATCCGCGGGCAGACGATGTCGCTCCGCGAACGCGAGTACGTCAAGGCCGCGCGCTTCATGGGCGTCCCCGGGTTCACGATCATCCGTCGGCACATCATCCCGAACGTCGCGAGCCTCCTCATCATCGACGCGACGCTCGGCATCGGCGCGGCGATCCTGTCGGAGACGACGCTGAGCTTCTTCGGCTTCGGCGTCCAGGCGCCCGACGTCTCGCTCGGTACTCTCCTCGCCGCCGGTGCGAGTGCGGCCGTGACGCGGCCCTGGCTGTTCGTCTTCCCGGCAGCGATCCTCGTCATCACCGTGCTCGCCTCGAGCCTCCTCGGCGACGCCCTCCGCGACGCCATCGACCCGACCTCAGGAGCCAACCGTGACTGA
- a CDS encoding ABC transporter permease has translation MIGFIARRLVNYLFLSAIATMLGYVLVSMTLQPSARFLGKNPPIPQSSIDAALDKMGVNPKVPLLERLWDWVTQLVTTGSLGVSTRGTQVTADIFERSGTSLRLLVIGTILGAVIGVALGVWGAVRQYRASDQIITYASFTILAMPVFVIGVVLMILATSLNQAVGTNVINFTGEYTAGLQGGFWTQFGDRAMHLLLPTITLTVGAVASYSRYQRSAMLDVMSADYIRTARSKGRTRGSAIIRHGVRVALIPMSTFFAYSFGLILTGASVTENVFSWHGMGEYLLTSVSNSDINAAAGTILFTSILVLIAGTLSDVIYAALDPRVRV, from the coding sequence ATGATCGGGTTCATTGCACGGCGGTTGGTCAACTACCTGTTCCTCTCCGCCATCGCCACCATGCTGGGCTACGTGCTCGTGAGCATGACGCTCCAGCCCTCGGCCCGGTTCCTCGGGAAGAACCCGCCCATCCCGCAGTCCTCGATCGACGCGGCGCTCGACAAGATGGGCGTCAACCCGAAGGTGCCGCTGCTCGAACGCCTCTGGGACTGGGTCACCCAGCTCGTGACCACCGGGTCCCTCGGCGTCAGCACCCGCGGCACCCAGGTCACGGCCGACATCTTCGAGCGCTCGGGCACGAGCCTCCGACTCCTCGTCATCGGCACCATCCTGGGCGCGGTCATCGGCGTCGCCCTCGGCGTCTGGGGCGCCGTCCGGCAGTACCGGGCCAGCGACCAGATCATCACCTACGCCTCGTTCACGATCCTCGCGATGCCCGTCTTCGTCATCGGCGTCGTGCTCATGATCCTCGCGACGTCGCTCAACCAGGCGGTCGGCACGAACGTCATCAACTTCACCGGCGAGTACACCGCCGGCCTACAGGGCGGGTTCTGGACACAGTTCGGCGACCGGGCGATGCATCTGCTGCTGCCCACCATCACCCTCACCGTCGGCGCCGTCGCCTCGTACTCGCGGTACCAGCGCAGCGCCATGCTCGACGTGATGAGCGCCGACTACATCCGCACCGCCCGCTCGAAGGGCCGGACCCGCGGCTCCGCGATCATCCGACACGGCGTCCGCGTCGCGCTCATCCCGATGTCGACGTTCTTCGCCTACTCCTTCGGACTCATCCTCACCGGCGCGAGTGTGACGGAGAACGTCTTCAGCTGGCACGGCATGGGCGAGTACCTCCTCACGAGCGTCTCGAACTCGGACATCAACGCCGCCGCCGGAACGATCCTCTTCACCTCCATCCTCGTCCTGATCGCCGGAACCCTCTCCGACGTGATCTATGCGGCGCTCGACCCGAGAGTGCGGGTGTAA
- a CDS encoding ABC transporter family substrate-binding protein has protein sequence MSSRTQGSKRRGGMILAGVSIVALALTACTGGGSGGGGSTSKPAELSGTGWERADADQIAQGGTLNLAVDTIPANWNLNNLDAGTVDDQFLTNLYTPSFVKIKEDGSWEANPDYATSVELKSEDPQVVEIKINPDAVWSDGTAISFDDVAATWQSLNGANEAYAPTSTNVWKDIESVTAGDSPQDVLITFKNKNADWPSILGNIWPKWLGATPESFNTLWATGPYAADGTTYVSGGPYIVSKIDQTGAVVTFAPNPKWWGDKPKLDNIIFKQISRAGLAQAFSNSEIDVFSVGSNADNYQTAQKRSDAEIQRSRGTTYNHITLNGTSEVLSDPEVRQAFAKSINRQTIAEARLAAIDAPTDLLNNLIFLPGQDGYEDDASKVLGYDIDAAKKQLEDAGWKEGSDGIREKDGQKLTVRYVIDSDNPVSAETSQQVQAMVKESGFDLQIDTVPSDDFFTKYVTTETRDFDAVSFAWQGTAFPISSTESIFYPADSGQNFPGVTDDSLGDLWASANAELDPDKRLEIAKEIDKKIVALATTLPLFPVPYTYGVKTGLVNYGPTQFETIDWKNVGWKK, from the coding sequence ATGAGTTCCAGAACACAGGGATCGAAGCGGCGCGGCGGGATGATCCTCGCCGGCGTCTCGATCGTCGCCCTCGCATTGACGGCTTGCACCGGAGGTGGTTCAGGCGGTGGCGGCTCGACGTCGAAGCCCGCCGAGCTGTCCGGCACCGGCTGGGAGCGCGCCGACGCCGACCAGATCGCCCAGGGCGGCACACTCAACCTCGCGGTCGACACGATCCCGGCCAACTGGAACCTCAACAACCTCGACGCCGGTACGGTCGACGACCAGTTCCTCACGAACCTGTACACGCCGTCGTTCGTCAAGATCAAGGAAGACGGCTCCTGGGAGGCGAACCCCGACTACGCGACCTCGGTCGAGCTGAAGAGCGAGGACCCGCAGGTCGTCGAGATCAAGATCAACCCCGACGCCGTGTGGTCCGACGGTACCGCGATCAGCTTCGACGACGTCGCTGCGACGTGGCAGTCCCTGAACGGCGCGAACGAGGCGTACGCACCCACGTCCACGAACGTGTGGAAGGACATCGAGTCCGTCACCGCCGGCGACAGCCCGCAGGACGTCCTCATCACGTTCAAGAACAAGAACGCGGACTGGCCGTCCATCCTCGGCAACATCTGGCCGAAGTGGCTCGGCGCGACGCCCGAGTCGTTCAACACCCTCTGGGCGACCGGACCGTACGCGGCCGACGGCACGACCTACGTCTCGGGTGGCCCGTACATCGTCAGCAAGATCGACCAGACCGGTGCCGTCGTCACCTTCGCGCCCAACCCGAAGTGGTGGGGCGACAAGCCGAAGCTCGACAACATCATCTTCAAGCAGATCTCCCGTGCCGGGCTCGCCCAGGCGTTCTCCAACAGTGAGATCGACGTCTTCAGCGTGGGTTCCAACGCCGACAACTACCAGACGGCTCAGAAGCGCAGCGACGCCGAGATCCAGCGTTCGCGCGGTACCACCTACAACCACATCACGCTGAACGGCACGTCCGAGGTCCTGAGCGACCCCGAGGTCCGCCAGGCGTTCGCCAAGTCGATCAACCGTCAGACCATCGCCGAGGCCCGCCTCGCCGCGATCGACGCGCCGACCGACCTGCTGAACAACCTCATCTTCCTCCCGGGCCAGGACGGCTACGAGGACGACGCCTCCAAGGTGCTCGGCTACGACATCGACGCGGCCAAGAAGCAGCTCGAGGACGCCGGTTGGAAGGAGGGCAGCGACGGCATCCGCGAGAAGGACGGCCAGAAGCTGACCGTCCGCTACGTCATCGACTCCGACAACCCGGTCTCCGCCGAGACGTCGCAGCAGGTGCAGGCCATGGTGAAGGAGTCGGGCTTCGACCTCCAGATCGACACCGTCCCCTCGGATGACTTCTTCACGAAGTACGTCACCACCGAGACCCGCGACTTCGACGCCGTGAGCTTCGCGTGGCAGGGCACCGCCTTCCCGATCTCCAGCACCGAGTCGATCTTCTACCCGGCCGACTCCGGGCAGAACTTCCCCGGCGTCACCGACGACTCCCTCGGTGACCTCTGGGCGAGCGCCAACGCGGAGCTCGACCCCGACAAGCGCCTCGAGATCGCGAAGGAGATCGACAAGAAGATCGTCGCCCTCGCGACCACGCTCCCGCTGTTCCCGGTGCCGTACACCTACGGCGTCAAGACCGGCCTCGTGAACTACGGGCCGACCCAGTTCGAGACCATCGACTGGAAGAACGTGGGCTGGAAGAAGTAA
- the typA gene encoding translational GTPase TypA, with protein MALATRSDLRNVAIVAHVDHGKTTLVDAMLRQTNSFAEHAHLEERAMDSNELEREKGITILAKNTAISYKGEHATDGPITINVIDTPGHADFGGEVERGLSMVDGVVLLVDASEGPLPQTRFVLRKALEAKLPVILLVNKTDRPDARIDEVVVESQDLLIGLASDMVDDVPDLDLDAVLDVPVVYASGKAGRASSNKPANGELPDSEDLEPLFAAILEHIPAPQYDDEHPLQAHVTNLDASPFLGRLALLRIFNGTLKKGQTVAWVRHDGDVHNVRVTELMITKALDRYPAESAGPGDIVAVAGFADIMIGDTLADPEDVRALPAITVDDPAISMTIGTNTSPLMGKVKGHKLTARMVKDRLDRELIGNVSLKVLDIGRPDAWEVQGRGELALAILVEQMRREGYELTVGKPQVVTKRIDGKVHEPYEHLTIDAPEEHLGAITQLLAARKGRMENMANHGTGWVRMEFIVPSRGLIGFRSEFLTATRGTGIANALAHGYGEWAGAITTRNNGSIVADRSGVVTPFAIIALQERMSFFVQPTEEVYEGMVIGENSRNDDMDVNITKEKKLTNMRQSSADNFESMTPPRVLTLEESLEFAREDECVEVTPEHVRIRKVELDAQARQRSYSRLKKQSE; from the coding sequence ATGGCGCTCGCCACTCGTTCCGATCTGCGCAATGTCGCGATCGTGGCCCACGTTGACCACGGCAAGACGACCCTCGTCGACGCCATGCTGCGACAGACCAACTCTTTCGCCGAACACGCCCACCTCGAAGAACGCGCCATGGACTCGAATGAGCTCGAGCGCGAAAAGGGCATCACCATCCTCGCCAAGAACACGGCGATCTCGTACAAGGGCGAACACGCCACCGACGGCCCGATCACGATCAACGTCATCGACACCCCCGGCCACGCCGACTTCGGTGGAGAGGTCGAGCGCGGCCTGTCCATGGTCGACGGCGTCGTCCTCCTCGTCGACGCGTCCGAGGGCCCCCTGCCGCAGACCCGCTTCGTGCTCCGCAAGGCGCTCGAGGCCAAGCTGCCGGTCATCCTCCTGGTCAACAAGACCGACCGCCCCGACGCACGCATCGACGAGGTCGTCGTCGAGAGCCAGGACCTCCTCATCGGTCTCGCCAGCGACATGGTCGACGACGTCCCCGACCTCGACCTCGACGCCGTCCTCGACGTCCCGGTCGTCTACGCCTCCGGTAAGGCCGGCCGCGCGTCGTCCAACAAGCCCGCCAACGGCGAACTGCCCGACAGTGAAGACCTCGAGCCGCTGTTCGCAGCCATCCTCGAGCACATCCCGGCTCCGCAGTACGACGACGAGCACCCGCTCCAGGCGCACGTCACGAACCTCGACGCCTCGCCGTTCCTCGGTCGCCTCGCGCTCCTGCGCATCTTCAACGGCACGCTGAAGAAGGGCCAGACGGTCGCCTGGGTCCGCCACGACGGCGACGTCCACAACGTCCGCGTCACCGAGCTCATGATCACGAAGGCCCTCGACCGCTACCCGGCCGAGAGCGCCGGCCCCGGCGACATCGTCGCCGTCGCCGGTTTCGCCGACATCATGATCGGCGACACCCTGGCCGACCCCGAGGACGTCCGCGCGCTGCCGGCCATCACGGTCGACGACCCGGCCATCTCGATGACCATCGGTACCAACACCTCGCCGCTCATGGGCAAGGTCAAGGGCCACAAGCTCACCGCGCGCATGGTCAAGGACCGCCTCGACCGCGAGCTCATCGGTAACGTCTCGCTCAAGGTCCTCGACATCGGTCGACCCGACGCGTGGGAGGTCCAGGGCCGTGGAGAGCTCGCGCTCGCCATCCTCGTCGAGCAGATGCGTCGCGAAGGCTACGAGCTCACCGTCGGCAAGCCGCAGGTGGTCACGAAGCGTATCGACGGCAAGGTCCACGAGCCGTACGAGCACCTGACCATCGACGCTCCCGAGGAGCACCTCGGCGCGATCACCCAGCTCCTCGCCGCTCGCAAGGGCCGCATGGAGAACATGGCGAACCACGGCACCGGCTGGGTCCGCATGGAGTTCATCGTCCCGTCGCGCGGCCTCATCGGTTTCCGCTCCGAGTTCCTCACCGCCACGCGCGGTACGGGTATCGCCAACGCGTTGGCACACGGCTACGGCGAGTGGGCCGGCGCGATCACGACGCGCAACAACGGCTCGATCGTCGCCGACCGCTCCGGCGTGGTCACGCCCTTCGCGATCATCGCGCTGCAGGAGCGCATGTCGTTCTTCGTGCAGCCGACCGAAGAGGTCTACGAGGGCATGGTCATCGGTGAGAACTCGCGCAACGACGACATGGACGTCAACATCACCAAGGAGAAGAAGCTGACCAACATGCGTCAGTCTTCGGCCGACAACTTCGAGTCGATGACGCCGCCGCGCGTCCTCACGCTCGAGGAGAGCCTCGAGTTCGCCCGCGAGGACGAGTGCGTCGAGGTCACGCCCGAGCACGTGCGCATCCGCAAGGTCGAGCTCGACGCTCAGGCCCGCCAGCGCAGCTACTCGCGTCTCAAGAAGCAGTCCGAGTAG
- the efeB gene encoding iron uptake transporter deferrochelatase/peroxidase subunit has protein sequence MTEHTPPTTPATEAGSTPTAPGPEAGSTPTAPESSAASAPPNDAPRRGLSRRALFGLAGAGAAGLAAGAGATAAITAAVSASASAAGVTTVYPFNGAHQSGITTPAQDRLHFAAYDVSAGTTREELIELLQDWSVAAARMTQGKEVADGGAVDGSPLAPPVDTGEALGLPASGLTITFGFGPTLFTAEDGTDRFGIADRRPAELEKLPRFTGDNLQAGLTGGDLCIQACADDPQVAVHAIRNLSRIAFGRASIRWSQLGFGRTSSTSTSQVTPRNLFGFKDGTANVKSEETKTVEEQVWVQDGDSAAWLSGGSYLVVRKIRMIIETWDRAQLQEQERVIGRSKGEGAPLSGGKEFTEPDFDAVGATDQPLIDKHSHVRLAHPTQLKGTKLLRRGYNFVDGNDDLGRLNAGLFFMSYQRSPKQFIDVQRALATDALNEYIKHVGSAIFAVPPGASKDGWVGETLFA, from the coding sequence ATGACCGAGCACACTCCCCCCACGACTCCTGCCACCGAGGCAGGGTCCACGCCCACCGCGCCTGGACCCGAGGCAGGATCGACGCCCACCGCGCCTGAATCCAGCGCCGCGTCCGCACCACCGAACGACGCCCCGCGGCGCGGGCTGTCGCGCCGGGCGCTGTTCGGCCTCGCCGGAGCGGGCGCCGCAGGGCTGGCGGCCGGAGCCGGGGCGACCGCGGCCATCACCGCCGCCGTCAGCGCCTCGGCGAGTGCCGCGGGCGTCACGACGGTCTACCCGTTCAACGGGGCCCACCAGAGCGGGATCACGACGCCGGCGCAGGACCGCCTGCACTTCGCCGCGTACGACGTGTCGGCTGGGACCACCCGGGAGGAGCTCATCGAGTTGCTCCAGGACTGGAGTGTCGCCGCGGCACGCATGACGCAGGGGAAGGAGGTCGCCGACGGCGGTGCCGTCGACGGCTCCCCGCTCGCTCCCCCGGTCGACACCGGAGAAGCGCTCGGACTGCCCGCCAGCGGGCTCACGATCACCTTCGGGTTCGGACCCACGCTCTTCACCGCCGAGGACGGCACGGACCGGTTCGGCATCGCCGACCGGCGCCCGGCCGAGCTGGAGAAGCTCCCCCGCTTCACGGGCGACAACCTCCAGGCGGGCCTCACCGGCGGCGACCTCTGCATCCAGGCGTGCGCCGACGACCCGCAGGTCGCCGTGCACGCGATCCGCAATCTGAGCCGCATCGCGTTCGGACGCGCCTCCATCCGCTGGTCGCAGCTCGGCTTCGGTCGTACCTCCTCGACCTCCACCAGCCAGGTCACCCCGCGCAACCTGTTCGGCTTCAAAGACGGCACCGCGAACGTCAAGTCCGAGGAGACCAAGACGGTCGAGGAGCAGGTCTGGGTTCAGGACGGAGACAGCGCCGCCTGGCTGAGCGGTGGTTCCTACCTCGTGGTCCGGAAGATCCGCATGATCATCGAGACCTGGGACCGCGCGCAGCTCCAGGAGCAGGAGCGCGTCATCGGTCGGAGCAAGGGCGAGGGCGCACCGCTGTCGGGCGGTAAGGAGTTCACTGAGCCCGACTTCGACGCGGTCGGCGCAACGGATCAGCCGCTCATCGACAAGCACTCGCACGTGCGCCTGGCGCACCCGACCCAGCTCAAGGGCACGAAGCTCCTGCGACGCGGATACAACTTCGTCGACGGCAACGACGACCTCGGGCGGTTGAACGCCGGACTGTTCTTCATGTCGTACCAGCGATCGCCGAAGCAGTTCATCGACGTGCAGCGCGCGCTGGCCACCGATGCGCTCAACGAGTACATCAAGCACGTCGGGTCGGCGATCTTCGCGGTGCCGCCGGGCGCGAGCAAGGACGGCTGGGTCGGCGAGACGCTCTTCGCGTAG
- the efeO gene encoding iron uptake system protein EfeO yields MQHRIIAGLAGAGVLALALTGCVPNKTGSDALTVAITDDSCSVSVAKATAGAVTFSITNNGTDVNEFEILASDKLRIVGEKENVTPGQTVSYVAQLNPGTYYTACKFQLVGAPVGLAEFTVTGENAAVSKDEQALTDQAVTNYVAYIKSQVAELVPQVKAFTDAYAAGDDETARQLFATTRVSYERIEPTAEAFGDLDPKIDYREVDAVAEGLDWTGFHRIEKDLWPPAADALNSDGTSALTDWTPSTPEQRQQFATGLVDDVQQLFDLVSEKDFTVSLGDISNGAIGLLDEVAVGKISGEEDWWSHTDLYDFAANVQGAEVAFGNVKDIAASKGDAGTKLVGQIETEFTALQDLLAKYGSLDSGFVSYDTVTEEQRKELSDQVNALAEPLSQLTHTVLGVAE; encoded by the coding sequence ATGCAGCACCGCATCATCGCCGGCCTCGCCGGCGCGGGCGTCCTCGCCCTCGCCCTCACGGGATGCGTCCCGAACAAGACGGGAAGCGACGCACTCACCGTCGCCATCACCGACGACTCGTGCTCGGTGTCCGTCGCGAAGGCGACGGCCGGTGCCGTGACGTTCTCGATCACCAACAACGGCACCGACGTCAACGAGTTCGAGATCCTCGCCTCGGACAAGCTGCGCATCGTCGGCGAGAAGGAGAACGTGACGCCGGGCCAGACGGTGTCCTACGTCGCTCAGCTGAACCCCGGCACGTACTACACGGCCTGCAAGTTCCAGCTCGTCGGGGCTCCCGTCGGCCTCGCCGAGTTCACCGTCACCGGTGAGAACGCGGCCGTCTCGAAGGACGAGCAGGCGCTCACCGACCAGGCCGTGACGAACTACGTCGCGTACATCAAGTCGCAGGTGGCCGAACTCGTGCCGCAGGTGAAGGCCTTCACCGACGCGTACGCCGCCGGCGACGATGAGACCGCCCGTCAGCTCTTCGCGACGACGCGCGTCTCGTACGAACGCATCGAACCGACGGCCGAGGCGTTCGGCGACCTCGACCCGAAGATCGACTACCGCGAGGTCGACGCCGTGGCTGAAGGACTCGACTGGACCGGCTTCCACCGGATCGAGAAGGACCTCTGGCCGCCGGCAGCCGACGCGCTGAACTCCGACGGCACGAGCGCGCTGACGGACTGGACGCCGTCGACGCCGGAACAGCGTCAGCAGTTCGCCACCGGACTCGTCGACGACGTGCAGCAGCTGTTCGACCTCGTCTCCGAGAAGGACTTCACCGTGAGCCTCGGCGACATCTCGAACGGTGCCATCGGTCTCCTCGACGAGGTCGCCGTCGGCAAGATCTCCGGCGAGGAGGACTGGTGGTCCCACACCGACCTCTACGACTTCGCGGCCAACGTGCAGGGAGCCGAGGTCGCGTTCGGCAACGTCAAGGACATCGCCGCGAGCAAGGGTGACGCGGGCACGAAGCTCGTCGGCCAGATCGAGACCGAGTTCACGGCGCTGCAGGACCTGCTCGCGAAGTACGGCAGCCTCGACAGCGGCTTCGTGAGCTACGACACCGTCACCGAGGAGCAGCGCAAGGAGCTCTCCGACCAGGTGAACGCCCTCGCCGAGCCGCTGTCGCAGCTCACCCACACGGTGCTCGGCGTCGCCGAGTAG
- the efeU gene encoding iron uptake transporter permease EfeU — translation MLANYLIGLREGLEAGLIVGILVAYLNKLGRRDVLPRLWLGVAVAIVVSLGVGAILTWGPYGLSFQAQEILGGGLSILAVGLVTWMIFWMGRNARELKHDLESRLDAAVAGSAIGIVVLGFISVGREGIETALFIWASVNSGESAVVGSIGALLGILTSVVIAYLIYRGFVRINLGTFFTWTGLFLVVVAAGVLAYGVGDLQEAGVIPGWGQAAFNLSAIIPPTSWYGTVLGGLFNFTPAPTWAQFGAWLLYLIVTLVCFIRVSGLGRRRPTSVTKPVTTNA, via the coding sequence GTGCTCGCGAACTACCTCATCGGCCTCCGCGAAGGCCTCGAAGCAGGCCTCATCGTCGGCATCCTCGTCGCCTACCTGAACAAGCTCGGCCGCCGCGACGTCCTCCCCCGGTTGTGGCTCGGCGTCGCCGTCGCGATCGTCGTCTCGCTCGGTGTCGGTGCCATCCTCACCTGGGGACCGTACGGGCTGAGCTTCCAGGCGCAGGAGATCCTCGGCGGCGGACTCTCCATCCTGGCCGTCGGGCTCGTCACCTGGATGATCTTCTGGATGGGGCGCAACGCCCGAGAGCTCAAGCACGACCTCGAGTCACGACTCGACGCCGCCGTCGCCGGATCGGCGATCGGCATCGTCGTCCTCGGCTTCATCAGCGTCGGCCGCGAGGGCATCGAGACCGCCCTCTTCATCTGGGCGAGCGTCAACTCCGGTGAGAGCGCCGTCGTCGGCTCGATCGGCGCGCTCCTCGGCATCCTCACCTCCGTCGTCATCGCGTATCTCATCTACCGCGGATTCGTCCGGATCAACCTCGGCACCTTCTTCACGTGGACGGGGCTCTTCCTCGTCGTCGTGGCTGCCGGCGTCCTCGCCTACGGCGTCGGCGACCTCCAGGAAGCGGGCGTCATCCCCGGCTGGGGGCAGGCCGCGTTCAACCTGAGCGCGATCATCCCTCCGACGAGCTGGTACGGCACCGTCCTCGGCGGACTCTTCAACTTCACCCCTGCCCCGACCTGGGCGCAGTTCGGTGCGTGGCTGCTGTACCTGATCGTCACGCTCGTCTGCTTCATCCGGGTCTCGGGTCTCGGCCGTCGGCGCCCGACCTCGGTCACGAAACCGGTCACGACGAACGCCTGA
- the fdxA gene encoding ferredoxin → MTYVIALPCVDVKDRACIDECPVDCIYEGERSLYIHPDECVDCGACEPVCPVEAIYYEDDLPEEWADYYKANVEFFDEIGSPGGAAKVGVIPSDHPLIAALPPQAHE, encoded by the coding sequence GTGACCTACGTGATCGCCCTGCCGTGCGTCGATGTGAAGGACCGCGCCTGCATCGACGAATGCCCCGTCGACTGCATCTACGAGGGTGAACGGTCGCTCTACATCCACCCCGACGAATGCGTCGACTGCGGTGCGTGCGAGCCGGTCTGCCCGGTGGAGGCCATCTACTACGAGGACGACCTTCCCGAGGAGTGGGCGGACTACTACAAGGCCAATGTCGAGTTCTTCGACGAGATCGGTTCCCCGGGTGGGGCCGCGAAGGTCGGCGTGATCCCCTCGGACCACCCGCTCATCGCCGCGCTGCCGCCACAAGCCCACGAGTAG
- the dapC gene encoding succinyldiaminopimelate transaminase: MALQPLPDYPWDLMVPYAEQARRHPDGIVDLSIGSPVDPTPGLIRDALRASTDAHAYPTTIGTPELRQAIVDWFARRRGVEGLSLDAVLPTIGSKELVALLAFLLGLGAGDTVVHPVAAYPTYAVGAAIAGAEAFASDDPSEWPESTRLVWLNSPGNPDGRVLSVDELRAARARARELGAVLVGDECYAELGWEGEWSDTPTPSVLDPRVTDGDTEGVLAIYSLSKQSNLAGYRAAFLAGDERLVRRLVTVRKHAGLMLPAPLQAAMVAALGDDAHVAEQKARYRARREVLLPAVREAGFRVDRSEAGLYLWITEGQDAWVSIDRLASIGVLAGPGVFYGEAGPQHVRLSLTATDERIAAAAARLRGLRPISG; encoded by the coding sequence GTGGCACTGCAGCCGCTGCCCGACTACCCCTGGGACCTCATGGTCCCGTATGCGGAGCAGGCCCGTCGCCACCCCGACGGCATCGTCGACCTCTCGATCGGTTCGCCGGTCGATCCGACTCCCGGCCTCATCCGGGATGCGCTCCGGGCGTCCACGGACGCACATGCGTACCCGACCACGATCGGGACGCCCGAACTCCGGCAGGCGATCGTCGACTGGTTCGCGCGCCGTCGTGGTGTCGAGGGGCTCAGTCTCGACGCCGTCCTCCCGACGATCGGCTCGAAGGAACTCGTCGCGCTGCTCGCCTTCCTCCTCGGCCTGGGCGCCGGCGACACCGTGGTCCACCCGGTGGCCGCCTATCCGACGTACGCGGTCGGCGCGGCGATCGCGGGAGCCGAGGCGTTCGCCTCCGACGATCCGTCCGAATGGCCGGAGAGCACCCGGCTGGTCTGGCTGAATTCCCCCGGCAACCCCGACGGTCGTGTCCTGTCGGTCGACGAGCTGCGCGCAGCCCGAGCCAGAGCCCGCGAACTCGGCGCCGTCCTCGTGGGCGATGAATGCTACGCGGAACTCGGCTGGGAGGGGGAGTGGTCCGACACCCCGACCCCGTCCGTGCTCGATCCCCGCGTGACCGACGGCGACACCGAGGGTGTCCTCGCGATCTACTCCCTGAGCAAGCAGTCCAACCTGGCCGGATACCGTGCCGCGTTCCTCGCGGGCGACGAGCGCCTGGTGCGTCGGCTGGTCACCGTCCGGAAGCACGCGGGTCTCATGCTGCCGGCCCCGCTGCAGGCCGCCATGGTCGCGGCGCTCGGCGACGACGCCCACGTGGCGGAGCAGAAGGCCCGCTACCGCGCCCGACGCGAGGTGCTGCTCCCGGCCGTCCGTGAGGCCGGGTTCCGGGTCGACCGCAGCGAGGCGGGACTGTACCTGTGGATCACCGAAGGCCAGGACGCCTGGGTGAGTATCGACCGCCTGGCGTCGATCGGTGTCCTGGCGGGTCCAGGGGTGTTCTACGGCGAGGCCGGACCGCAACACGTGCGGCTCTCCCTGACCGCCACCGACGAGCGCATCGCGGCCGCCGCGGCCCGACTTCGGGGACTCCGCCCGATTTCGGGGTGA